A genomic window from Glycine soja cultivar W05 chromosome 10, ASM419377v2, whole genome shotgun sequence includes:
- the LOC114370166 gene encoding zinc finger CCCH domain-containing protein 15-like, which produces MHNKDACSPSSNGGFGGGASAGQIPSTGGLYSSLYSALSNENLPSLSASCSNGSGGGVSMYPYSESIQKHQDMVNRQSMCLNRLVETSKEVEALREENGLLRAANKELQKQLHLVIQASLENHYGGGDGGSSGQTQPTLFNVLHGFRGLHIGEGNKENYADWNNNNLNIMNNNSSNNKELQEISEESPTSVIENNNVVEVERFSLPKSISVRSNGYLKTAQSAALAPNNNNATRNKGATRPRASATPPEPVQKVYVRGGQKEEEPLEMIVYNQGMFKTELCNKWQETGTCPYGDHCQFAHGIGELRPVIRHPRYKTEVCRMVLAGVVCPYGHRCHFRHALTEQEKAVVSQPKPRSMKLER; this is translated from the exons atgcataacaagGACGCTTGCTCTCCCTCCTCCAATGGCGGATTCGGCGGCGGCGCCTCCGCCGGTCAAATTCCGTCAACCGGCGGCCTCTACAGTTCTCTGTACTCGGCACTGTCGAACGAGAACCTTCCATCGCTCTCCGCGAGCTGCAGCAACGGAAGCGGCGGCGGCGTTTCGATGTATCCTTACTCGGAGTCAATTCAGAAGCACCAGGACATGGTGAACCGTCAAAGCATGTGTCTGAATCGCCTCGTTGAAACTTCGAAGGAGGTGGAGGCTCTGAGGGAGGAGAATGGCCTGCTCCGAGCTGCGAACAAGGAGCTCCAGAAGCAGCTGCACCTCGTTATCCAGGCTTCGCTGGAGAATCACTACGGCGGCGGCGACGGAGGCTCCTCCGGCCAGACGCAACCGACTCTGTTCAATGTTTTGCATGGCTTCCGCGGCCTCCACATTGGGGAAGGGAATAAAGAGAATTATGCCGATTGGAATAACAATAATCTCAATATCATGAATAATAATAGCAGCAACAATAAGGAGCTGCAGGAGATTTCGGAGGAGAGTCCAACAAGCGTGATTGAGAATAACAACGTGGTGGAAGTGGAGAGGTTCTCGCTCCCTAAGAGCATTTCTGTGAGGTCCAATGGCTACTTGAAGACGGCTCAGTCCGCTGCCCTCGCCCCCAATAACAACAATGCCACTCGCAACAAAGGCGCCACTCGCCCACGCGCCTCCGCCACTCCACCTGAACCCGTT CAAAAGGTATATGTGCGTGGAGGGCAGAAAGAGGAAGAGCCTCTTGAAATGATAGTGTATAACCAAGGGATGTTCAAGACTGAGCTGTGTAATAAGTGGCAGGAAACTGGAACATGTCCATATGGAGACCACTGCCAATTTGCTCATGGTATTGGGGAGCTTCGCCCAGTGATCCGCCACCCACGCTACAAAACTGAAGTCTGCAGAATGGTCCTTGCTGGGGTTGTGTGCCCATATGGCCATAGATGCCATTTCCGCCATGCACTTACTGAACAAGAGAAAGCTGTCGTATCACAGCCTAAGCCCAGATCAATGAAGCTCGAAAGATAA
- the LOC114372256 gene encoding putative zinc finger protein At1g68190, producing MEKVCEFCTALRPLVYCKADAAYLCLSCDAKVHLANAVSGRHLRNLVCNSCGYHLAYVLCLEHKMLICRDCDQKLHNISLPHKKRAIRSFMGCPSAKDFAALWGVELNEIENSASQDQFDSVSCVSADLNVAQVSGKPGIQTEVPSMLSGAKLDGGGSTSQQGQILYSDQKRQTILQQIIDFKWLQQNEEIDYSAKINRLQEKDSSPSVYQTLKKLDDKFNEQAQNSQDLATNVLEKDCPIMELNPETLPSTFSQLDNLYSSSTIDLPLHGELFWTCKSPLQSNQLWSQNIQDLGICKELVCQDDFNIPDVDLTFQNYEELFGGDQDPIRILLDDQDVSCSSLEKDKSVDKSVIDNPSAMEESSAAASITISQSDLDNKDMNPLSQYCPRSMDPAHAIRPFDSTIPFSVLRFNEESSCTNHDDSALSPYSEGRAYSGS from the exons AgctttgaggccacttgtttacTGTAAGGCTGATGCAGCATATCTTTGTCTTTCCTGTGATGCAAAGGTGCATTTAGCAAATGCAGTGTCCGGCCGGCACCTCCGGAACCTCGTGTGTAACTCATGCGGATACCACCTTGCTTATGTTCTGTGTTTGGAACACAAAATGTTGATATGTCGTGACTGTGACCAAAAGTTGCACAACATTTCTTTGCCACATAAGAAACGAGCTATCAGAAGTTTCATGGGTTGCCCTTCTGCTAAAGACTTTGCAGCACTCTGGGGGGTTGAATTGAATGAGATTGAAAACAGTGCCAGTCAGGATCAGTTTGATTCAGTTTCTTGTGTTTCTGCAGATTTAAATGTTGCACAAGTTTCAGGAAAGCCTGGCATTCAAACTGAGGTCCCTTCAATGCTATCTGGGGCCAAACTTGATGGGGGAGGATCAACCAGTCAACAAGGTCAG atATTGTATAGTGATCAAAAGCGTCAAACGATTCTGCAGCAGATTATTGATTTTAAATGGCTTCAACAAAATGAGGAGATTGATTATTCTGCAAAGATCAATAGGCTACAAGAAAAAGATTCATCTCCTTCAGTATATCAGACTCTTAAGAAATTGGACGACAAATTCAATGAGCAAGCACAAAATTCCCAAGATCTTGCTACTAATGTTCTGGAAAAAGACTGTCCCATTATGGAGCTGAATCCTGAAACTTTGCCTTCTACGTTTTCTCAACTTGACAATTTATATTCTTCTTCAACTATCGATCTTCCCTTGCATGGAGAATTGTTCTGGACATGCAAAAGTCCACTTCAAAGTAATCAG TTGTGGTCCCAAAATATTCAAGACCTTGGGATATGCAAAGAACTTGTTTGTCAAGATGATTTTAACATCCCTGATGTTGACTTAACTTTCCAAAACTATGAGGAACTATTTGGAGGAGATCAAGATCCAATTAGAATACTGCTTGATGATCAAGATGTCTCCTGCTCTTCTTTAGAGAAGGATAAGTCAGTTGACAAGTCAGTTATTGACAATCCAAGTGCAATGGAG GAATCTTCTGCAGCTGCGTCCATTACTATCTCCCAATCTGATCTTGACAACAAGGATATGAATCCTCTCAGCCAGTACTGTCCAAGAAGCATGGATCCTGCTCATGCAATTCGACCATTTGATTCAACTATACCATTCTCTGTTCTGAGATTCAATGAGGAAAGCAGTTGCACAAACCATGATGACAGTGCCCTTTCTCCCTACAGTGAAGGGAGGGCTTATTCAGGTAGTTAA